In Candidatus Binatia bacterium, a single genomic region encodes these proteins:
- a CDS encoding BrnT family toxin has protein sequence MKFEWNPKKAAANLSKHGVAFEEALTVFADPLARIFDDEDHSSEEHREIIIGHSANHRLPLLVCFAAQQGSTRIFSARKATKQERKDYEENIQP, from the coding sequence GTGAAATTCGAATGGAACCCCAAGAAAGCAGCTGCGAATCTCTCCAAGCACGGGGTGGCGTTCGAGGAGGCGCTCACCGTGTTCGCGGATCCCTTGGCCAGGATCTTCGACGACGAGGACCACTCGAGCGAGGAACACCGCGAGATCATCATCGGGCATTCTGCGAATCATCGACTCCCCCTGCTGGTCTGCTTCGCGGCTCAGCAGGGGTCGACTCGCATCTTCAGCGCTCGTAAGGCAACGAAGCAAGAGCGGAAAGACTATGAAGAAAACATCCAGCCGTAG